One genomic segment of Chloroflexota bacterium includes these proteins:
- a CDS encoding CpaF family protein, with protein MSLLKRIESARPGALPAAPGTPTAPAGPGAPPPPVQTPAGPSSRLMASGPVRESFRDVKFRIQSRVIQDLDPKLDLSNQVEVRRQIEEIFGRVIDEEGLALTRAERVRMLEQITDEIVGLGPLEPLLRDESITEVMVNGPRQVYIERSGKLELTNVVFQNDDHVMRIIDRIIAPIGRRVDESSPMVDARLTDGSRVNAIIPPLSLVGPVITIRKFAASPFTVDDLIRFGTATPEMFGFLKACVEARLNLFVSGGTGSGKTTTLNVLSSFIPNDERIVTIEDAAELQLRQEHVVTLESRPPNIEGRGAIPIRELVRNALRMRPDRIIVGECRSGEALDMLQAMNTGHDGSMSTGHANSPRDMLSRLETMVLMAGVDLPLRAIREQVASAVDLIVHQTRLKDGTRRIVNITEVQGMEGDVIVMQDVFVFEQTGIVEGKIQGRLKATGIRPKFVEKFEVMGIQLPPGMFGYI; from the coding sequence ATGTCCCTCCTGAAGCGGATCGAGAGCGCTCGACCGGGAGCCCTTCCGGCGGCACCGGGTACGCCTACGGCGCCGGCCGGACCCGGCGCACCGCCACCACCGGTCCAGACGCCCGCCGGTCCCAGCTCCCGCCTCATGGCGAGCGGGCCGGTCCGGGAGTCGTTCCGGGACGTGAAGTTCCGTATCCAGAGCCGGGTGATCCAGGATCTCGACCCCAAGCTGGACCTCTCCAACCAGGTCGAGGTCAGGCGCCAGATCGAGGAGATCTTCGGCCGGGTCATTGACGAGGAGGGCCTGGCCCTCACCCGCGCCGAGCGGGTCCGGATGCTCGAGCAGATCACGGACGAGATCGTCGGCCTCGGGCCCCTCGAACCGCTCCTCCGTGATGAGAGCATCACGGAAGTCATGGTCAACGGACCGCGCCAGGTCTACATCGAGCGGTCGGGCAAGCTCGAGCTGACGAACGTCGTGTTCCAGAACGACGACCACGTCATGCGGATCATCGATCGGATCATCGCCCCGATCGGCCGTCGCGTCGACGAGTCGAGCCCGATGGTGGACGCGCGGCTCACGGACGGCTCCCGCGTGAACGCGATCATCCCGCCGCTCTCGCTCGTCGGGCCGGTCATCACGATCCGGAAGTTCGCCGCGAGCCCGTTCACCGTCGACGACCTCATCCGCTTCGGGACCGCCACGCCGGAGATGTTCGGCTTCCTCAAGGCGTGCGTCGAGGCGCGACTCAACCTGTTCGTGTCCGGCGGCACCGGCTCGGGCAAGACGACGACGCTCAACGTGCTCTCGTCGTTCATCCCGAACGACGAGCGGATCGTGACGATCGAGGACGCCGCAGAGCTCCAGCTCCGCCAGGAGCACGTCGTCACCCTCGAGTCGCGGCCGCCGAACATCGAGGGTCGCGGTGCCATCCCGATCCGCGAGCTCGTCCGCAACGCCCTCCGGATGCGCCCCGACCGGATCATCGTCGGGGAGTGCCGGTCGGGCGAGGCGCTCGACATGCTCCAGGCCATGAACACCGGGCATGACGGCTCGATGTCGACCGGCCACGCGAACAGCCCCCGAGACATGCTCTCGCGCCTCGAGACGATGGTCCTCATGGCCGGTGTCGATCTCCCGCTCCGGGCGATCCGCGAGCAGGTCGCCTCCGCGGTGGACCTCATCGTCCACCAGACTCGGCTCAAGGACGGCACTCGGCGGATCGTCAACATCACGGAAGTCCAGGGCATGGAGGGCGACGTCATCGTCATGCAGGATGTGTTCGTCTTCGAGCAGACCGGGATCGTGGAGGGCAAGATCCAGGGCCGGCTCAAGGCGACGGGCATCCGGCCCAAGTTCGTCGAGAAGTTCGAGGTGATGGGCATCCAGCTCCCGCCCGGCATGTTCGGCTACATCTAG